In a genomic window of Sutcliffiella sp. FSL R7-0096:
- a CDS encoding RAxF-45 family protein, with protein sequence MLLSVNARTQYMAYLHICRAIFHDSAFNRTRMSFFRKLNRKDR encoded by the coding sequence ATGTTACTATCTGTTAATGCTCGCACACAATACATGGCATACTTGCATATTTGTCGTGCAATTTTTCATGATTCAGCTTTCAACAGGACACGTATGTCCTTTTTTAGAAAGCTGAATAGAAAAGACAGATAG
- a CDS encoding phosphatase PAP2 family protein — MEKLLLNFYELECNLFRSVNQHFDRKHVNFFFRNITHVGGAAFTICILLLLIIFSNHSLKYTAMAAGLSLALSHIPVAIAKKLYPRRRPYLALEATKVATNPLKDHSFPSGHTTAVFSSVIPFILFMPPLAILLIPIALCVAVSRIYLGLHYPSDVAVGAVLGTSTGILSYMMGVPQFY, encoded by the coding sequence ATGGAGAAATTACTCTTAAATTTCTACGAATTGGAATGTAATCTGTTCCGCAGTGTGAATCAGCATTTTGACAGAAAGCATGTGAACTTCTTTTTCCGCAACATCACGCATGTTGGAGGGGCTGCTTTCACTATTTGTATCCTTCTGCTTCTAATCATCTTCAGCAATCATTCTCTTAAATATACAGCTATGGCAGCAGGGCTTTCATTGGCGCTCAGTCATATTCCGGTGGCAATTGCCAAAAAACTTTATCCAAGACGCCGCCCTTATCTAGCTTTGGAAGCGACCAAAGTGGCTACCAATCCGTTAAAGGATCATTCATTCCCATCTGGCCATACCACCGCAGTCTTTTCCAGCGTCATCCCTTTTATTCTATTCATGCCACCTCTTGCAATTCTTTTAATCCCTATTGCGCTCTGTGTAGCAGTTTCAAGGATCTACCTTGGGCTCCATTATCCATCTGATGTTGCAGTCGGGGCGGTGCTTGGAACCAGCACAGGTATCCTGTCTTACATGATGGGTGTTCCACAATTTTATTAA
- a CDS encoding ABC transporter ATP-binding protein, translating into MSLLSINNIGHIYFTPERATKVLEDISITIEEGEFISILGPSGCGKTTLLSIIAGLLKPTEGKVLLGEKPSRDCIADIGYMLQQDYLFPWKTIEENVLLGLKISNKRSKKTIEKTLQLLKDMGLPDVEKLYPSQLSGGMRQRAALVRTLATDPALLLLDEPFSALDYQTKLKLEDLVFSTLKSFKKTALLVTHDIGEAIAMSDRIFLLKANPGRLAKTFIVPEELRNMVPFEARQHKDFSTLFQKIWKELEQLEQESEH; encoded by the coding sequence ATGAGTTTATTATCAATCAATAACATTGGACATATTTATTTCACACCGGAACGGGCCACAAAGGTCCTAGAGGACATTTCCATCACAATCGAGGAGGGGGAGTTCATCTCCATTCTCGGCCCTAGTGGCTGTGGGAAAACGACGCTGCTCTCCATCATCGCAGGCCTGCTTAAGCCAACAGAGGGAAAGGTTCTGCTTGGAGAAAAACCTTCAAGGGACTGCATTGCTGATATCGGCTATATGCTCCAACAGGATTACCTTTTTCCTTGGAAAACAATTGAAGAAAATGTACTCCTTGGTTTGAAAATATCAAATAAACGTTCCAAAAAAACGATAGAAAAAACTTTGCAGTTATTAAAAGATATGGGACTTCCTGATGTGGAAAAACTATATCCTTCCCAGCTTTCAGGCGGGATGAGGCAACGGGCCGCACTTGTCCGCACACTTGCTACAGACCCTGCGCTCCTTCTACTTGATGAACCGTTTTCGGCCCTCGATTATCAAACAAAGTTAAAACTCGAGGACCTTGTTTTTTCCACACTCAAATCCTTTAAAAAAACTGCGTTGCTTGTTACCCATGATATCGGGGAAGCCATTGCCATGAGTGACCGGATTTTCTTGTTAAAAGCAAATCCAGGCCGTTTGGCAAAAACGTTCATCGTCCCAGAAGAATTAAGAAACATGGTCCCATTCGAAGCAAGGCAACATAAGGATTTCTCCACCTTGTTCCAAAAGATCTGGAAGGAGCTGGAGCAACTTGAACAAGAAAGCGAACATTGA
- a CDS encoding alpha/beta hydrolase yields the protein MWKWEAEEPKGTIVIVHGAQEHHGRYKWLMDQWKSNGFNVIMGDLPGQGLSTRRRGHIDNFDEYIDEVENWIKEAYLLKPPVFVIGHSMGGLAVIRTLQEKKPLMVEGVILSSPCLKLIQPPTKRLDVLSKGLNFILPKTKFETGITIDKATRNEEIWRSAAGDELYITKVSVRWYRELVQSMNQAFTGIDKFPDIPVLLMQAGDDLIVEKFASETWFNSLSAKEKSYKEWKGLYHEIFNEPERDRVFRYAKAFVDLQIEGSE from the coding sequence ATGTGGAAATGGGAGGCAGAAGAACCTAAGGGAACCATCGTTATTGTTCATGGCGCTCAGGAACATCACGGGAGATATAAGTGGTTGATGGATCAGTGGAAATCAAATGGATTCAATGTCATCATGGGGGATTTGCCAGGACAAGGACTTTCCACACGTAGAAGGGGACATATCGATAATTTCGATGAATATATAGATGAAGTGGAAAACTGGATCAAAGAAGCATATCTTCTGAAGCCGCCCGTTTTTGTCATTGGTCATAGCATGGGAGGTCTGGCGGTTATCCGTACACTTCAGGAGAAGAAACCATTGATGGTAGAGGGAGTTATTTTATCTTCTCCATGTTTGAAGCTGATACAACCTCCAACAAAAAGGTTGGATGTCCTATCAAAAGGACTGAATTTTATCTTGCCAAAGACGAAATTCGAAACAGGGATCACCATTGACAAAGCGACGAGAAATGAAGAAATCTGGAGAAGCGCTGCAGGAGATGAGCTTTATATCACGAAAGTATCTGTTAGATGGTACCGTGAGCTGGTTCAGTCCATGAATCAGGCCTTTACGGGGATTGATAAGTTTCCGGATATTCCTGTATTACTTATGCAGGCAGGCGACGATCTGATTGTGGAAAAGTTTGCTTCAGAGACATGGTTCAATTCCCTTTCTGCAAAAGAAAAAAGCTACAAGGAATGGAAAGGTCTTTATCACGAAATTTTTAATGAACCTGAGCGGGATCGCGTATTCCGTTATGCCAAAGCTTTTGTGGACTTACAAATAGAAGGAAGTGAATGA
- the metK gene encoding methionine adenosyltransferase produces the protein MTKQRRLFTSESVTEGHPDKICDQISDSILDAILTNDPNARVACETSVTTGLVLVAGEITTSTYVDIPKIVRETIQGIGYTRAKYGFDAETCAVLTSIDEQSADIAMGVDQALEAREGQMSDAEIEAIGAGDQGLMFGFACNETKELMPLPISLAHKLSRRLTEVRKDEVLPYLRPDGKTQVTVEYDENDQPVRIDTIVISTQHHPEVSLDRIQRNIKEYVIKPVVPAELIDENTKYFINPTGRFVIGGPQGDAGLTGRKIIVDTYGGYARHGGGAFSGKDATKVDRSGAYAARYVAKNIVASGLADKCEVQLAYAIGVAQPVSIAVDTFGTGKVSEEKLVELVRNNFDLRPAGIIKMLDLRRPIYKQTAAYGHFGRNDLDLPWEQTDKAAALKEQANA, from the coding sequence ATGACTAAACAACGTCGTTTATTTACTTCTGAGTCCGTAACGGAAGGGCACCCGGATAAGATTTGTGACCAAATTTCCGATTCAATCCTGGATGCGATCCTAACTAATGATCCGAATGCACGTGTAGCGTGTGAAACATCCGTTACTACTGGATTGGTATTGGTAGCTGGAGAAATCACCACTTCCACTTATGTAGATATTCCTAAGATTGTTCGTGAAACAATCCAAGGCATCGGTTATACTCGTGCAAAGTACGGTTTTGATGCGGAAACTTGTGCAGTACTTACTTCCATCGATGAGCAGTCTGCTGACATCGCAATGGGTGTGGACCAAGCTCTAGAAGCTCGTGAAGGTCAAATGTCAGATGCAGAAATCGAAGCGATCGGAGCGGGAGACCAAGGTCTAATGTTCGGATTTGCTTGTAATGAAACAAAGGAATTAATGCCCTTACCTATCTCACTGGCGCACAAGCTTTCTCGCCGTTTAACAGAAGTAAGAAAAGATGAGGTTCTTCCTTACTTACGTCCAGACGGTAAAACGCAAGTGACAGTGGAATATGATGAGAACGACCAACCAGTTCGTATTGATACAATCGTAATCTCTACTCAACATCACCCAGAGGTTTCCTTGGATCGTATCCAACGAAACATCAAGGAATATGTAATCAAGCCGGTGGTTCCTGCTGAATTGATCGACGAGAATACAAAATATTTCATCAACCCAACTGGCCGTTTCGTAATCGGTGGACCTCAAGGGGATGCAGGTCTTACAGGACGTAAGATCATCGTTGATACTTACGGTGGATACGCTCGCCACGGTGGTGGAGCATTCTCCGGTAAGGATGCAACGAAAGTAGACCGTTCTGGTGCATACGCTGCACGCTATGTAGCTAAAAACATCGTCGCAAGCGGACTTGCTGACAAGTGTGAAGTGCAATTGGCTTACGCGATCGGTGTCGCTCAACCGGTATCCATCGCAGTTGATACATTCGGAACTGGTAAAGTTTCTGAAGAAAAATTAGTTGAATTGGTTCGCAACAACTTCGACCTTCGTCCAGCAGGCATCATTAAAATGCTAGACCTTCGTCGTCCTATCTACAAGCAAACTGCAGCATACGGCCACTTCGGACGTAATGATCTGGATCTTCCTTGGGAGCAAACAGACAAAGCGGCTGCTTTGAAGGAGCAAGCGAACGCTTAA
- a CDS encoding ABC transporter substrate-binding protein — protein sequence MKGLRIASSILLSFILIVALAACGGGKTEKVRIAEVTRSIFYAPQYVAIEKGFFEEEGLEVELTTTWGGDKTMTTLLADGAEVALVGSETSIYVYAQGSNDPIINFAQLTQTDGTFLVSREKLETFSWDDLKGRTFLGQRKGGMPQMAGEFVLKKHGIDPQNDLNLIQNVDFANIPSAFASGTGEFVQLFEPQASIFEAEGIGYIVASFGEESGHLPYTTFMAKESFLKENAEAAQKFTRALYKAQQWVENNPASETAKVILPYFEDTSVELIETVIDRYKSQGSFATDPILDQEEWENLQNIMQEAGELPKYVEHGTLVNTTIAEEVMEE from the coding sequence ATGAAAGGTTTACGAATAGCATCAAGTATTTTATTATCATTTATTTTAATCGTTGCCCTTGCAGCTTGCGGTGGTGGCAAAACAGAAAAGGTCCGGATTGCCGAAGTTACCCGTTCTATTTTCTATGCTCCCCAATATGTTGCGATTGAAAAAGGCTTTTTTGAAGAAGAAGGACTTGAAGTGGAACTTACCACAACTTGGGGTGGGGATAAAACGATGACCACCCTTTTGGCTGACGGTGCGGAAGTGGCATTGGTAGGTTCGGAGACATCCATTTATGTGTATGCGCAAGGCTCGAATGACCCAATCATCAACTTTGCCCAGCTAACGCAGACAGACGGAACATTTTTAGTGTCCAGAGAAAAGCTTGAAACCTTTTCGTGGGACGATTTAAAAGGCAGGACATTCCTTGGTCAGCGCAAAGGTGGGATGCCACAAATGGCTGGAGAGTTTGTCCTTAAAAAACATGGTATTGATCCACAAAATGATTTGAATCTCATCCAAAATGTCGACTTTGCTAATATCCCTAGTGCCTTCGCTTCAGGAACAGGAGAATTCGTGCAGCTGTTCGAACCGCAGGCTAGTATTTTTGAAGCGGAAGGCATTGGTTATATCGTCGCTTCTTTCGGGGAAGAATCAGGCCACCTTCCATATACGACATTCATGGCCAAAGAAAGCTTTTTAAAAGAGAATGCAGAAGCAGCTCAAAAATTCACCCGCGCCCTCTACAAGGCACAGCAATGGGTGGAAAATAATCCTGCCTCTGAAACAGCCAAAGTCATTCTCCCATATTTTGAGGATACATCGGTGGAGTTGATTGAAACCGTAATAGACCGCTATAAGAGTCAAGGCTCCTTCGCAACTGACCCAATCCTTGACCAAGAGGAGTGGGAAAACCTGCAGAACATCATGCAAGAAGCCGGTGAGCTACCCAAATATGTAGAACATGGCACACTGGTCAATACCACCATTGCAGAAGAGGTAATGGAAGAATAG
- the pckA gene encoding phosphoenolpyruvate carboxykinase (ATP), producing the protein MKTVGIDNGLTKLIYGSNTHVQLSVPQLVEKVLNRNEGCLTSTGAVLATTGKYTGRSPKDKFIVEEELSKDKIDWGTVNSPISEDVFDRLYNKVLTYLENKEEIFVFKGFAGADEKYQLPIQVINEFAWHNLFAQQLFIKPNEEQLAKHETSFSIVSAPNFKADPAVDGTNSEAFIIISFSKRVVLIGGTEYAGEMKKSIFSVMNYLLPENGIMPMHCSANVGREGDVALFFGLSGTGKTTLSADPNRKLIGDDEHGWSNTGVFNIEGGCYAKCIGLTHEKEPQIFDAIRFGSVLENVVIDGQSRIADYDNSTLTENTRAAYSLDAMENIVQPSIAGHPTTIVFLTADATGVLPPISKLSKEQAMFHFLSGYTSKLAGTERGITSPQATFSTCFGSPFLPLPATTYAEMLGKKIDEHNVQVYLVNTGWTGGEYGVGNRMKLSYTRAMVQAALEGDLTNVEVETDPYFGVSIPVHVPGVPDEVLQPKKTWHDEEKYDQFARELAGKFKANFKKFENVPAEVLEMGGPTV; encoded by the coding sequence ATGAAAACGGTTGGGATCGATAATGGGTTAACAAAATTAATTTACGGAAGTAACACACATGTACAGCTTTCTGTTCCGCAATTGGTGGAAAAAGTATTAAACCGTAACGAAGGCTGCTTGACCTCTACAGGTGCTGTGCTCGCAACCACTGGAAAATACACGGGTCGCTCCCCTAAAGATAAATTTATTGTGGAAGAAGAGTTAAGCAAAGATAAAATCGATTGGGGAACCGTAAACAGCCCTATCTCAGAAGACGTGTTTGACCGCTTGTATAATAAAGTACTAACATACTTAGAAAATAAAGAGGAGATTTTTGTTTTTAAAGGATTTGCCGGAGCTGATGAAAAATATCAATTACCTATCCAGGTAATTAATGAGTTTGCATGGCACAACCTTTTTGCTCAACAGTTATTCATCAAACCAAACGAAGAGCAGTTGGCCAAACATGAAACCTCCTTCAGCATTGTATCTGCACCAAACTTCAAGGCTGACCCAGCTGTGGATGGCACCAACTCAGAAGCATTCATCATCATTTCCTTCAGCAAACGCGTCGTTCTTATCGGTGGTACGGAATATGCTGGAGAAATGAAAAAGTCCATCTTCTCTGTTATGAACTACCTTTTACCGGAAAACGGCATCATGCCGATGCACTGCTCTGCAAATGTAGGCCGTGAAGGCGATGTAGCCTTATTCTTCGGACTATCCGGAACAGGTAAAACAACCCTATCCGCTGATCCAAACCGCAAGCTTATTGGTGATGATGAGCACGGTTGGTCCAACACGGGCGTATTCAACATTGAGGGCGGCTGCTATGCAAAATGCATCGGCCTGACACATGAAAAAGAACCACAAATCTTTGATGCAATCCGTTTCGGATCTGTGTTAGAAAATGTGGTCATTGATGGACAATCCAGAATTGCCGACTATGATAACTCTACACTAACAGAAAACACACGTGCAGCATATTCCTTGGATGCAATGGAAAATATCGTCCAACCTAGCATTGCCGGCCATCCGACAACCATCGTCTTTTTGACAGCTGATGCAACGGGCGTATTGCCTCCTATCTCCAAGCTTTCAAAAGAACAGGCGATGTTCCACTTCTTAAGTGGTTACACGAGTAAGCTTGCAGGTACAGAGCGCGGAATCACATCACCACAAGCAACATTCTCTACTTGCTTCGGTTCACCGTTCCTGCCGCTTCCAGCTACGACTTATGCAGAGATGCTCGGTAAGAAAATCGATGAGCACAACGTCCAAGTCTACCTTGTCAACACAGGCTGGACTGGCGGAGAATATGGTGTTGGAAACCGCATGAAGCTTTCTTACACTAGAGCGATGGTACAGGCGGCACTTGAAGGCGACCTGACAAATGTAGAAGTGGAAACAGACCCTTACTTCGGAGTTTCCATCCCTGTGCATGTCCCTGGTGTACCTGATGAAGTGTTGCAACCGAAGAAAACTTGGCATGACGAAGAAAAATACGATCAGTTTGCTCGTGAGCTTGCAGGCAAATTCAAAGCAAACTTCAAGAAATTTGAGAATGTACCGGCGGAAGTCCTTGAGATGGGCGGGCCTACGGTTTAA
- a CDS encoding gamma carbonic anhydrase family protein → MYKIYPYLDKKPQIDETAYLADFSVITGDVTIGKESSIWFHTVIRGDVAPTIIGERVNIQDQSLLHQSPNKPLIIEDDVTVGHQCTLHSAFVRKNALIGMGSIILDGAEIGEGAFIGAGSLVPPGKRIPPNSLAFGRPAKVVRELTEVDKQDMARIRREYVEKGQFYKSVQN, encoded by the coding sequence ATGTATAAAATATACCCATATCTTGATAAAAAACCACAGATTGATGAAACCGCCTATCTCGCTGATTTCTCGGTTATCACAGGAGATGTGACCATCGGTAAGGAAAGCAGCATCTGGTTCCACACAGTCATTCGTGGCGATGTAGCCCCTACGATCATTGGGGAGAGGGTTAACATCCAGGATCAATCCCTGCTTCATCAAAGTCCCAACAAACCTTTGATAATAGAAGATGATGTCACAGTTGGGCACCAATGTACACTACATAGCGCATTTGTTCGTAAAAACGCCTTAATTGGCATGGGCTCCATCATTCTAGACGGAGCTGAAATTGGCGAGGGAGCCTTTATTGGGGCCGGCAGCCTTGTGCCACCTGGAAAGCGTATTCCACCTAATTCGCTAGCATTCGGCCGGCCTGCCAAAGTCGTTCGCGAACTGACGGAAGTAGACAAGCAGGACATGGCACGAATCCGAAGAGAATACGTCGAAAAAGGACAATTTTATAAATCTGTCCAAAACTGA
- a CDS encoding prolyl oligopeptidase family serine peptidase: protein MIVEKTPYPSPSPHILVFSVTYYSGGLKVKGLLAEPKAEGKYDGFLYLRGGIKNVGQVRVGRIVQFASEGFVVMAPFYRGNQGGEGNEDFAGDDRVDAFSAYKLLAGLKKVKADRIHVFGFSRGGVMALMTGIEFPEVCSVVSWGGVSDMFLTYEERVDLRRMMKRVIGGTPNKYPERYEWRTPLLELDRLDAPILLIHGERDKNVSIEHSYRLERCAKEMGKKVEAWYYPEYTHYFPPRENRRIVERLTLWMKEQKKERNQ, encoded by the coding sequence ATGATTGTTGAAAAAACTCCATATCCATCACCAAGTCCGCATATCCTTGTTTTTTCGGTAACATATTATAGCGGTGGGTTGAAGGTGAAGGGGTTACTTGCCGAACCGAAAGCGGAGGGGAAGTATGATGGATTTCTATATTTAAGGGGCGGAATCAAAAATGTCGGACAGGTCCGGGTTGGTAGGATCGTTCAGTTCGCCTCGGAAGGGTTTGTGGTAATGGCACCTTTTTACCGTGGTAATCAAGGTGGGGAGGGAAATGAAGACTTTGCTGGGGATGACAGGGTGGATGCGTTTTCTGCTTATAAGTTGTTAGCAGGTCTAAAAAAGGTGAAGGCTGACCGCATTCATGTGTTCGGTTTCTCACGTGGGGGCGTGATGGCTCTTATGACAGGAATAGAGTTTCCTGAAGTGTGTTCTGTTGTATCCTGGGGCGGGGTATCTGATATGTTTCTCACCTACGAGGAAAGAGTGGATTTGCGCCGCATGATGAAACGTGTGATAGGAGGAACGCCGAATAAGTATCCGGAACGATATGAATGGCGGACGCCTTTACTGGAGCTTGATAGGTTGGATGCTCCAATCTTGCTTATCCACGGGGAGCGGGACAAGAACGTTTCCATTGAGCACTCCTATCGATTAGAAAGGTGTGCGAAGGAGATGGGAAAGAAGGTGGAGGCATGGTATTATCCGGAGTACACGCATTATTTTCCGCCAAGGGAGAACCGGAGGATTGTGGAGCGGTTGACATTGTGGATGAAAGAACAAAAGAAAGAGCGGAACCAATGA
- a CDS encoding glycosyltransferase family 1 protein, producing MKIAIFTDTFAPDVNGVAKTLQRLTNYLDSHGMEYRVFAPESTSKDLFTSHVHRFASLPFFLYPECRLALPNMLSVKAELQRFKPDLIHVATPFNIGLCGLHYAKKLDIPVVGSYHTDFDKYLEYYDLQFLTKVLWSYMRWFHRPLRKIFVPSTDTQNHLKKHGFTNTTVWPRGVDCSVFHPAASYSKQLKSKYKIKEKFILSYVGRLAPEKDVTLLPEIAAALPESIRDEVHWLLVGDGPLKQELYKNAPPNMTFAGFQSGQNLVEVYAGSDLFVFPSATETFGNVVLESLASGTPVVGAKAGGVKTIIQQGLTGHLCSQGDSKAFAAAITSLLVDEEKRDQMALAGRQYALEQSWNAIFDKLLKDYKGTLAQENLQELA from the coding sequence ATGAAAATTGCTATCTTTACAGATACGTTTGCTCCAGATGTTAATGGTGTAGCCAAAACCTTGCAACGTCTTACCAATTACTTGGACAGTCATGGGATGGAGTATAGGGTGTTTGCCCCGGAAAGTACAAGCAAGGATCTGTTCACAAGCCATGTTCACCGCTTCGCCAGTCTGCCATTTTTCTTGTATCCGGAATGCCGGCTCGCCCTGCCGAACATGCTCTCTGTCAAGGCGGAACTTCAAAGATTCAAACCTGACCTCATTCATGTTGCAACTCCCTTTAATATCGGTCTTTGCGGGCTTCACTATGCAAAAAAACTCGATATTCCAGTAGTAGGTTCCTACCACACCGATTTTGATAAATACCTCGAATACTACGACCTTCAATTTCTCACAAAAGTACTCTGGAGCTACATGCGCTGGTTCCATCGCCCATTGCGGAAGATTTTTGTTCCATCCACCGACACGCAAAATCACCTTAAGAAACATGGGTTCACCAATACTACCGTCTGGCCAAGAGGCGTGGACTGTTCGGTATTTCATCCTGCTGCCTCCTACTCAAAACAGTTGAAGAGCAAATATAAAATAAAAGAGAAATTTATCCTTTCTTATGTAGGAAGGCTCGCACCGGAGAAAGATGTTACGCTTCTTCCTGAAATTGCTGCAGCACTGCCGGAATCCATCCGTGATGAGGTACACTGGCTATTGGTAGGGGACGGTCCATTGAAACAGGAACTATACAAAAACGCCCCTCCTAATATGACCTTTGCCGGTTTCCAATCAGGTCAAAACCTTGTGGAAGTTTATGCAGGTTCCGATTTGTTCGTTTTTCCTTCCGCTACCGAAACCTTTGGCAATGTGGTGTTGGAATCCCTTGCATCCGGAACTCCCGTAGTGGGCGCAAAGGCCGGCGGAGTCAAAACCATCATACAGCAGGGTCTGACAGGGCATCTATGCAGTCAAGGCGATTCCAAAGCTTTTGCTGCAGCTATCACCAGCCTTCTGGTGGATGAAGAAAAACGGGACCAGATGGCCCTGGCAGGGCGTCAATATGCTCTCGAACAATCTTGGAATGCCATTTTTGATAAACTACTGAAAGACTATAAAGGCACATTGGCGCAAGAAAACTTACAAGAGCTTGCTTAA
- the abc-f gene encoding ABC-F type ribosomal protection protein codes for MMICTLNNISKSFAGTMIFEDVSMEIQANDRIGLVGKNGSGKTTLFQLISSLEAPDKGAIHIKKGARIGYLAQIPSYPEGTTGEDVLRSAFQETLDLQHKLRALEEQMTVVAEESKLNKIMLEYGVLQERFGFMGGYEMDASIQRIANGLKITHLLSQPFSSLSGGEQTKICLGFILLQNPDLLLLDEPTNHLDIFSVEWLEHYLKEYDGTVVAISHDRYFLDEVATKIIDLEDGEIHTYHTNYSGFLKEKEERLLLEFSAYQEQQKKIKKMKEAIKRLKEWANQSNPPNAAMHRRAKSMEKALNRMEKIKRPILERKAMGLQFDATDRTGKDAVIMEKVSKAFGTKALFQEIDLAVYFRERAAIVGQNGTGKSTLLKILLGKLDADSGLIKLGSNAKVGYLSQHIHASNPNQTLIEAFREDISITLEHARHVLAKFLFYGPSVFKKVENLSGGEKMRLRLAQLMHQDINLLILDEPTNHLDIDSREVLEEALEDFNGTILAVSHDRYFLNKYFEKTCWLEDGRLVSYEGNYQYARGKREELERKKIVKNIPQLVGIQNKKEHSPPNGNNIKSFEELERNLEDLETKIVGVEAQMSNEDDLQTLQNLQNELTLLESKRESLYVKLEEIL; via the coding sequence ATGATGATATGTACGTTAAATAATATAAGTAAAAGTTTTGCAGGAACGATGATTTTTGAGGATGTTTCAATGGAAATCCAGGCAAATGACCGCATTGGACTTGTGGGAAAAAACGGAAGTGGAAAGACGACACTCTTTCAACTGATAAGCAGTTTGGAAGCCCCTGATAAAGGCGCCATTCATATAAAAAAAGGCGCAAGAATTGGATACCTTGCCCAGATTCCTTCCTATCCTGAAGGGACAACGGGAGAAGATGTATTACGCTCGGCTTTTCAGGAAACATTGGATCTGCAACATAAGCTTCGGGCTTTGGAGGAGCAAATGACAGTGGTAGCTGAAGAGAGCAAATTGAACAAGATAATGCTTGAATATGGCGTCCTGCAAGAACGGTTCGGTTTTATGGGAGGGTATGAAATGGACGCCTCCATCCAGCGAATTGCAAATGGGCTAAAAATCACCCATTTACTATCTCAGCCATTCTCAAGCTTGAGTGGCGGAGAGCAAACAAAGATTTGCCTTGGGTTTATTTTATTACAAAATCCTGACCTGCTTCTTCTTGATGAACCGACCAATCATCTTGATATATTTTCTGTAGAGTGGCTGGAACATTATTTAAAAGAATATGATGGGACAGTTGTTGCCATCTCACATGACCGTTATTTCCTAGATGAGGTAGCAACTAAAATCATAGATTTAGAGGACGGGGAGATTCACACTTATCACACCAACTACAGTGGTTTCCTAAAGGAAAAAGAAGAGAGATTGCTGTTGGAATTCTCCGCGTATCAAGAACAACAGAAAAAAATCAAGAAAATGAAAGAGGCAATCAAGCGCCTGAAGGAATGGGCGAATCAGAGTAATCCTCCAAATGCGGCCATGCACCGCCGTGCAAAAAGCATGGAAAAAGCATTAAATAGAATGGAAAAAATAAAACGTCCCATCCTTGAAAGGAAGGCAATGGGACTTCAATTTGATGCCACAGATCGCACCGGAAAAGATGCTGTCATAATGGAAAAGGTAAGTAAAGCTTTTGGTACGAAAGCTCTTTTCCAAGAAATTGATCTTGCGGTTTATTTTAGAGAGCGGGCTGCGATTGTTGGTCAAAATGGTACAGGTAAATCTACTCTGTTAAAGATATTACTTGGAAAACTGGATGCGGATAGTGGATTAATAAAACTTGGAAGTAATGCAAAAGTCGGTTATCTTTCTCAGCACATCCATGCTAGCAATCCGAACCAAACATTGATTGAAGCTTTCCGTGAGGACATTTCCATCACATTGGAACATGCAAGGCATGTGTTGGCGAAATTCTTGTTCTATGGACCTTCTGTATTCAAGAAAGTAGAGAATTTAAGTGGCGGGGAGAAAATGCGGTTACGTCTGGCCCAGCTAATGCACCAGGACATCAATTTGTTGATATTGGATGAGCCGACCAACCACCTCGATATCGATTCAAGAGAAGTTCTTGAAGAAGCATTAGAGGATTTCAATGGCACCATCCTTGCAGTCTCCCATGATCGATACTTCTTAAATAAATATTTTGAAAAAACATGTTGGCTAGAAGATGGGAGACTTGTATCCTATGAAGGGAATTACCAATATGCCCGTGGAAAGCGGGAGGAGTTGGAGAGGAAAAAGATTGTGAAAAATATCCCTCAATTGGTAGGGATTCAGAATAAGAAAGAGCACTCACCCCCTAACGGGAATAATATTAAAAGCTTTGAAGAGTTAGAAAGGAATTTAGAAGATTTGGAAACGAAAATCGTTGGGGTAGAAGCTCAAATGAGCAATGAAGATGATCTACAAACTCTTCAAAATTTACAAAATGAACTCACCCTTTTAGAATCCAAGAGAGAATCATTATATGTAAAATTAGAGGAAATCCTTTAG